The Caldicellulosiruptor changbaiensis genome has a segment encoding these proteins:
- a CDS encoding aminotransferase class I/II-fold pyridoxal phosphate-dependent enzyme, producing the protein MEAGQNKVTKEDQSKTPLFDAVKRHIEKNIIPFHVPGHKYGRGLKEFTDFVGQNVMLMDLNGMEDLDNANNPIGVIYEAEKLFASAFGAQYAYFLVNGTTSGVQTMIMSACEPGDEIILPRNAHKSAFGGIILSGAIPVYVQPEVNEELGITMGVTIENVKKAILKHPHAKAVFVINPTYYGIASDLKSITRTAHKFGMAVLVDEAHGAHMGFHNDFPLTAMEVGADMSAVSTHKTGGSLTQSSVLLLRGHRIQPETVKQVLNLTMTTSSSYILMCSIDVARKQLAMYGEEMLEETLRLARMAREEINKIEGLYAFGKELIGTPGVYDFDETKLGINVRRLGITGYEAERILRDEYNIQIEMSDLYNILAIISLGDTQESVEKLIEALRDMAKKLGVKDVKTPTIVLHSPQVIVSPRDAFYSSKKVVELDNAVGEISGEMVMAYPPGIPLILPGERITKDLVDYIKLLKEEDCQLQGTADPYVNTIRVLGTAD; encoded by the coding sequence ATGGAGGCAGGGCAGAATAAGGTGACAAAGGAGGACCAGAGCAAAACACCCCTTTTTGATGCTGTAAAAAGACACATTGAGAAAAACATCATCCCATTTCATGTGCCAGGTCACAAGTATGGCAGAGGATTGAAGGAGTTTACCGATTTTGTTGGACAGAACGTCATGCTAATGGACCTAAATGGTATGGAAGATTTGGACAATGCAAACAATCCGATTGGAGTTATCTACGAGGCTGAAAAGCTTTTTGCAAGTGCATTTGGTGCTCAATATGCATACTTTTTGGTAAACGGTACAACATCTGGTGTCCAGACAATGATAATGTCGGCATGCGAACCTGGGGATGAGATAATACTGCCTCGAAATGCGCACAAGAGCGCGTTTGGCGGAATAATCTTGAGCGGGGCAATTCCAGTGTATGTACAGCCAGAGGTAAATGAAGAGCTTGGGATTACAATGGGCGTGACAATTGAGAATGTGAAAAAAGCTATCTTAAAACATCCTCATGCAAAAGCTGTATTTGTTATTAATCCAACATACTATGGTATAGCGAGTGATTTAAAGTCTATAACTCGAACTGCACACAAATTTGGCATGGCAGTTTTAGTTGATGAGGCACATGGTGCTCATATGGGCTTTCACAACGATTTTCCACTGACTGCCATGGAAGTTGGTGCTGATATGAGTGCTGTGTCAACACACAAGACAGGTGGGTCACTTACTCAAAGTTCTGTACTTCTTTTGCGAGGTCACAGGATTCAACCAGAGACAGTAAAACAGGTTTTAAACCTGACAATGACAACAAGCTCGTCATACATTCTGATGTGTTCAATTGACGTTGCACGAAAACAGCTTGCTATGTATGGTGAAGAGATGTTAGAAGAGACTTTGAGACTTGCCAGAATGGCAAGGGAAGAGATAAACAAGATTGAAGGACTTTATGCATTTGGAAAAGAGCTGATTGGAACACCTGGCGTATATGATTTTGACGAAACAAAACTTGGAATCAACGTTCGAAGGCTTGGTATCACTGGTTATGAAGCAGAGAGAATCCTGAGAGATGAGTACAACATCCAGATAGAGATGTCTGACCTTTACAATATTTTGGCAATAATCTCGTTGGGTGACACACAAGAGAGTGTAGAAAAGCTAATTGAAGCACTTAGAGATATGGCAAAGAAGCTTGGTGTAAAAGATGTAAAGACTCCAACAATAGTGCTTCACTCACCACAGGTTATTGTTTCGCCACGTGATGCTTTTTATAGCTCAAAGAAGGTTGTTGAGCTTGACAATGCAGTCGGTGAGATTTCTGGCGAGATGGTCATGGCGTATCCACCTGGAATACCACTTATTTTGCCTGGTGAGAGAATAACAAAAGACCTTGTTGACTATATTAAACTCCTGAAAGAAGAGGACTGTCAGCTTCAAGGTACTGCTGACCCGTATGTCAATACAATTAGAGTTTTAGGTACCGCTGATTGA
- a CDS encoding Mini-ribonuclease 3 → MLSPLVYAYIGDAVYELYVRNKVISENPDLTPYHYYLKTTKYVRASSQAIAIKKLYEMLDESEKRIVKRGRNAKSKTVPKNAKLSDYKYATALETLIGYLYLENNTERLEYILSQVYEIITQEQQIGENN, encoded by the coding sequence TTGCTTAGTCCTTTAGTATATGCTTATATCGGTGATGCAGTGTATGAATTATATGTAAGAAATAAAGTGATATCCGAAAATCCTGATTTGACTCCTTATCATTATTATTTGAAAACTACTAAGTATGTAAGAGCTTCAAGTCAAGCAATAGCCATAAAAAAGTTGTATGAAATGCTTGATGAAAGTGAAAAGAGAATTGTGAAAAGAGGTAGAAACGCAAAGAGTAAAACTGTTCCTAAGAATGCAAAGTTAAGTGATTATAAATATGCTACGGCACTTGAAACATTGATTGGTTATTTGTATTTAGAAAACAATACTGAAAGATTAGAGTATATTCTTTCTCAAGTATATGAAATAATAACACAAGAGCAACAAATAGGAGAAAATAACTAA